The genomic region GCCCGCCGGCGACGCGGAAGCGTCGCCGGCGGACGTACGGATCTGGTTGGCGGAGGTCACTTGCTTGCGGCCGCCTTCATCGCCGAGACGACCTTCTCAGGAGTCCCGTTACCCGCGAAGATGGCGACGACCGCGTCGTTCATCGCGGTGCCGACGGTGCTGCCGTAGGCCGTGTCCAGCCAGAGCTGGACGTAGCTCGCGTTGGCCGTGGCCTCCAGGATGGACTTGAGCGCGGGGTCCGTCACACCGTCGGCCGCGCCCTTGACCACAGGCAGGCCGGTGCCGGTCTCGGCGTAGCCCTTCTGCACCTCGGGGCTCACGATGTACTTGAGGAACTCGACGCACTCGGCGGGGGCGTTCTTGGCGCAGGAGAAGCCGTCGCCACCACCGAGGGCCGCCTTCGGGTCACCCGGGGAACCTTCGATCGCCGGCACCGGGAACCAGCCGAGGAACGAGGCGAGCTTCGCCTTGTCCGTGGCGACGGTGTCGAGCGTGCCGCGGTTCCAGTCACCCATGAGCTCCATCGCGGCCTTGCCGTTGGCGAGCATGCCGTTGGCGCTGGTCGGGTCGTTCTGGCCCGGCGTGGCGATGAAGTTGGGCTGGAACGGCTTGGTGTCGATGAACGCCTTCAGGTCCTGGCCGGCCTTGACGAAGCACGGGTCGTCGAAGACCTTGTCGGTGGACGCCTTCTTGAGCGTGTCGACCGAGCAGGCACGCAGCGCCATGTTGTACCACCAGTGCGCGGCCGGCCACTTGTCACCGGCGCCCACCGCGATCGGGACGACGTTGATCGCCTTGAGCTTGGTGACCGCCTCGTTGAGCTCTGCGAAGGTGGTCGGCGGCGCCGCGATGCCCGCCTGAGCGAACATGTCCTTGTTGTACCAGACGCCTTCGATGCCCATCCGGAACGGCAGGCCGTACTGCTTGCCCTTGACCTGCCAGATCTCGGCGGCGCTACCGATGTTGCCCACCTCGGTCTTGACCTGGTCGGTGATGTCCTTGAGGTAGTCGGCCTCCACCTGCTCGACCATCTCGCCGCCACCCCAGGCCTGGAAGATGTCCGGCGGGTCGCTGCTCAGCAGCGCGGCGGGGAGCCGGGTGCGCTGGAGTTGGTTCGTCTCGATCGCCTCGATCTCGATCTTGACGGTCGGGTGGAGCGCGGAGAAGTCCTTGGCGACCTTCTCCCAGTAGGTCTTGCCGGGCCCGTCCTGTGAGGCGTTGTGCCACCAGGTCAGGGTCACCGGGTCCTTGTACAGCTCGCTCTGAGGGGCTGCCTCTTCGCCGCCGCCGCTGCACCCGGCGACTACGAGAACACTTGTCATTAGTACTGCCAGAACGGCACCTGCGCGGCGCTTCGTTGCCATCGATGTCTCCTCGACTAGTCAGTCGCGGTACTCGGCCTGCGGCGAAGTTTTACAGTCACGTAACTTGATGTCAATCGGTATCGATAACGTTTTCGATTCACTCGCGACGGGTCGCCGCCGACGGCCCTATCATCATCGGCGTGGTGTTTCAGCAGCGCGTCAAGATGTCAGATGTCGCACGCACTGCCGGCGTCTCGGTTGCCACCGTATCGAAGGTTGTCAATGGACGATACGGCGTGGCCCAGGCAACCGTGGAGCGCGTCCAGCAGGTCATCCACGAGCTTGGCTACGAGGCGAGCCTGGGGGCGCAGAGCCTGCGCAGCCACCGCACAAACGTGCTCGGCATCCTGGTCGCCGAGTTCGAGCCGTTCTCGACCGAGCTGCTCAAGGGGGCGTCCCAGGAGGTCGCGGGCAGCGGATACCAGCTGCTGGCCTACTCCAGCGGCGACGGCGAGGGCGCCGCCGTGGGGTGGGAGCGGCGCTCGCTCGCCCGCCTCTCGGGCACTCTCATCGACGGGGCCGTGATCGTCACGCCGACCGTTGTCGAGACCAAACACAGCTTCCACGTCGTAGCCGTCGACCCGCACACCGGGCCGTCCGACCTGCCCACCGTCGATTCGGACAACTTCGCCGGCGCGGTGCTGGCCACCAACTACCTGCTGTCCCTCGGGCACCGGCGGATCGGGCACATCAGTGGACGAGCCGACCTGAAGTCGGCGCAGCTGCGCGAGGCAGGCTTCCGCAGTGCGATGGCCGACGCCGGCGTGCCGGTGGACGAGCGGCTCGTCCGCGTCGGCGGGTTCCGGATCGAGAGCGCCGCCGGCACGGCCGCGGAGCTTCTCGCCCTCACCGACCGGCCGAGCGCGATCTTCGCGGGTAACGACCTCTCCGCGATATCCACGATGGACGTAGCCCGCGACATGGGCCTCTCGGTGCCCGACGACCTGTCGGTGATCGGCTTCGACAACGTACCGGAGTCGGCGCTGGTCAACCCGCCGCTGACGACCATCATGCAACCGCTGCAGCGGATGGGCGCCGAGGCGTTGCGCCTGCTCATCGACCTGATCGCCGGCGTCGAACGCGACACCCACATCAGGCTCCCCACCGAGCTGGTCATCCGTTCGTCCTGCCGCCCGCGCCACTGACACCCGTACGGCGGCGCGAGGGTCAGCGATCCGTACGGGGGTAGAGGCGGCTGATCGTCTCGGCGACGCAGACCGGCTTGGCGCCCCCCTCGGCCTCCACGGCGACCGCCATCACCAGTTGCACACCGCCACTCACCTGGGACACCTCGGCGATGGTGGCGGTGGCCCGCACGGCCGTACCGACGCGCAGCGGCGCAGGGAAGCGCACCCGGTTCAGCCCGTAGTTGACACCCATCGCGATCCCCTCGACCCGGTAGAGCTGCCCGGCCAGCGCCGGCAGCAGCGACAGGGTCAGATAGCCGTGCGCGACGGTGCCCCCGAACGGCCCCGACGCCGCCCGTACCGGGTCGACGTGGATCCACTGGTGATCGTCGGTGGCCTCGGCGAAGAGGTCCACCCGGCTCTGCTCGACCTGCCGCCAGGGCCCGGGGCCGATGCTCTCGCCGACCGCGGCGGTCAGGTCGTCGAGGGAGGTGAAGACTCGCATCCGGATGTCCTTAGCTGTCAGAAGGCGTTGACGCCGGTGAGCGCGCGTCCGATCAGGAGCTGCTGGATCTGGCTGGTGCCCTCGTAGAGGGTGGCGACGCGGGCGTCGCGCAGGTACTTGCCAACCGGGTACTCGTCGATGTAGCCGTACCCACCGAAGACCTGGACCGCGTTGTTTGCCGCGCGGACAGCGGCCTCGCTGGCGAAGAGCTTGGCCATCGACGCCTCGGTGGCGAACGGCTGGCCGCGGTCGATCAGGTCGGCCACCTGCCAGACCAGCAGCCGCGCGGCGGCGGTGTCGACGGCGATGGCCGCGAGCAACTGCTGGACGAGTTGGTGGGCGGCGATCGGCTTACCGAACTGGGTCCGCTGCCCGGCGTAGCCGACCGCCGCGTCGAGGCAGCCCTGGGCG from Micromonospora profundi harbors:
- a CDS encoding extracellular solute-binding protein, whose translation is MTLTWWHNASQDGPGKTYWEKVAKDFSALHPTVKIEIEAIETNQLQRTRLPAALLSSDPPDIFQAWGGGEMVEQVEADYLKDITDQVKTEVGNIGSAAEIWQVKGKQYGLPFRMGIEGVWYNKDMFAQAGIAAPPTTFAELNEAVTKLKAINVVPIAVGAGDKWPAAHWWYNMALRACSVDTLKKASTDKVFDDPCFVKAGQDLKAFIDTKPFQPNFIATPGQNDPTSANGMLANGKAAMELMGDWNRGTLDTVATDKAKLASFLGWFPVPAIEGSPGDPKAALGGGDGFSCAKNAPAECVEFLKYIVSPEVQKGYAETGTGLPVVKGAADGVTDPALKSILEATANASYVQLWLDTAYGSTVGTAMNDAVVAIFAGNGTPEKVVSAMKAAASK
- a CDS encoding LacI family DNA-binding transcriptional regulator, whose translation is MSDVARTAGVSVATVSKVVNGRYGVAQATVERVQQVIHELGYEASLGAQSLRSHRTNVLGILVAEFEPFSTELLKGASQEVAGSGYQLLAYSSGDGEGAAVGWERRSLARLSGTLIDGAVIVTPTVVETKHSFHVVAVDPHTGPSDLPTVDSDNFAGAVLATNYLLSLGHRRIGHISGRADLKSAQLREAGFRSAMADAGVPVDERLVRVGGFRIESAAGTAAELLALTDRPSAIFAGNDLSAISTMDVARDMGLSVPDDLSVIGFDNVPESALVNPPLTTIMQPLQRMGAEALRLLIDLIAGVERDTHIRLPTELVIRSSCRPRH
- a CDS encoding MaoC family dehydratase → MRVFTSLDDLTAAVGESIGPGPWRQVEQSRVDLFAEATDDHQWIHVDPVRAASGPFGGTVAHGYLTLSLLPALAGQLYRVEGIAMGVNYGLNRVRFPAPLRVGTAVRATATIAEVSQVSGGVQLVMAVAVEAEGGAKPVCVAETISRLYPRTDR